From one Lactiplantibacillus paraplantarum genomic stretch:
- a CDS encoding polyprenyl synthetase family protein translates to MQSATQLHPIWHDYPALQPELQQVMQLMATNINIQDAAINDAILEMIHGGGKLLRPAYCLLFSQFTTTDRKRMVALAASLETLHTATLIHDDIIDDAALRRHHVTIQERFGKDTAVYAGDYLFVVVFKILAHYSSSFKSIQLNSENMEKILVGEVQQKDRHYRINITMAEYLEQIQGKTAELFALSCFLGAYESGQSPRFAQRARKAGIAIGMAFQILDDILDYQEASQETGKPILEDVAEGVYTSPLIFALQTEAKHELLPLMRLQGAISPAQRRQVQRLVIDAGGVTQAQQLAAKYTADALSVLNKLPDQPAKADLISLTNRLLDRHN, encoded by the coding sequence ATGCAATCGGCAACGCAATTACATCCAATCTGGCATGATTACCCGGCGCTACAGCCGGAGTTACAACAAGTCATGCAATTGATGGCGACTAATATTAATATTCAAGACGCCGCCATCAATGATGCCATTTTGGAAATGATTCATGGTGGTGGTAAGCTCTTACGGCCAGCGTACTGCCTCCTCTTCTCACAATTTACCACGACTGACCGCAAACGAATGGTTGCTTTAGCAGCGTCACTAGAAACGCTACACACTGCGACCCTGATCCATGACGATATTATTGACGATGCCGCTTTACGGCGCCACCACGTCACGATTCAGGAACGTTTCGGTAAGGACACTGCCGTTTATGCTGGTGATTATTTATTCGTGGTTGTATTCAAGATTCTGGCCCATTATTCAAGTAGTTTTAAGAGCATTCAACTGAACTCTGAAAACATGGAAAAAATTCTGGTCGGCGAAGTGCAGCAAAAGGATCGTCACTATCGCATCAACATCACCATGGCCGAATACCTTGAACAGATTCAAGGTAAAACTGCCGAACTATTTGCCCTGAGCTGTTTTTTAGGTGCGTACGAATCTGGTCAAAGTCCCCGCTTTGCCCAACGTGCTCGTAAAGCCGGGATCGCCATTGGGATGGCCTTTCAAATTCTTGACGATATTTTAGACTATCAGGAAGCTAGTCAGGAGACGGGCAAGCCTATCTTAGAAGATGTCGCGGAAGGGGTCTACACATCGCCATTGATCTTCGCCTTACAGACAGAAGCTAAGCACGAGTTATTACCGCTGATGCGGCTCCAGGGTGCCATATCACCCGCTCAACGCCGGCAAGTCCAGCGTCTAGTCATTGATGCCGGTGGGGTCACACAAGCCCAACAGCTGGCTGCTAAGTACACCGCAGATGCCCTATCAGTTTTGAATAAGCTACCTGATCAACCTGCCAAGGCTGACTTGATTAGCTTGACCAACCGGTTACTAGATCGGCATAATTGA
- a CDS encoding bacterial Ig-like domain-containing protein, with product MKKSVTTKEHYKMYKKGKIWLFAGLATLTWQVGIVAQADTVEGTSTNDASSTSTTDQSHVTASSVTLGSSRAASSSATATEKTNASATTTVAASDAAAKASQASSTTTSSSTVATTESTGATAATSAAASSATATVTASAVVTSASSDEATRVGAASSAATSTGTTATLSTTSAASSEAGAAGSSAVTSSADSKATASVATSAKIMALDATVSTSDTTSAAKDYAGYHASTNVSSGIFGTSEWWVDEDEVLHIGGGTLASTEAYMTQSDTINGIAYTIGSLNTNTITVPWFKEFVTNSDGDVPITKVVLEDKVIAASDASGLFAGLVNVTSIEGLENLDTSNVVYMAGMFEQTMHLTSLNLSNFNTSKVVDMTGMFFGMGFQSETSFELDVSSFNTSNVTNMATMFAYSKVSRLDLSNFDTSHVTNMMQMFALDADLTQLNVSSFDTSHVQLMMAMFGFCSSLTSLNVTNFDTSQVVLMQQMFENCSSLTSLDLSSFDMSNAADTTDVSDIYNGLYLMLYEDNALKQLTLNKSSKLTVPSGAGVQISAGLLDITANDVYTGKWEQRDAATNQKTGKAYTTNELNDLYTSATTVDATYTYVWQTWIDTQATTLIAGPTTTWHASDNFISAINPEEVSVALGTGTDDVTYAIADADGQVYAAMPTTTPGTYTVTYSFVDNGTTYDNTATVTIVASQAALTTADSTLVATTDPAAKWTPSDNVTGILDNTGQTIDFADADITVSGADGINLSQAGTYPVTYTYTDASGNQDTQVATITVTANNSTINASVSTVIAGPSVIWTAGDNLAGAVDTTGDEATATTSDTVDAQTPGTYQVTYTFTDSTGSLISKTVTVTVVASAAELAVKDSTFVATTNPAAKWTASDNVTAILDNAGQRVSYVDANITVAGADKVDLRQAGTYHVTYTYTDASGNEKTATATITVTANQSIIDANDSTVIAGPATTWTASDNLIGATDTNGTKVSATTSDTVDPQKPGTYNVRYTFTDSTGSVITKTVVVTVKASQASVTATDSVIKRGATWQAADNLISVVDAQGHPLSLTSAHVTTTGTVDSATPGTYHVTYHYTDVGGNVVTAQAAVVVTGVILKENAKTIVTTSAWHPNDSIASAIGTTGADAIDAVNVAITNAVGATVTSYTALGQYDVAYELNGQTTVLTLTVASAAKITASDGAVILGSDWSASDNLVAVVDENGQNVDLTDARITTIGTVDTTTPGSYHVSYQYTDAAGNATISKPITVNVTGITLKDSNKTMTTTNDWTPAENIQAAVDATGANVIGDVTYTVSATRARSIAALNHPGEYTVTYSFTDQLGTHTASMVVTVVSAAQVNVKDSTIVVGNQWTSATNLTRVLDENGAQISLTDARITTSGVVDTMTPGRYHVTYAYTDGAGNVVSAVATVTVVADTTDDNDTDGTNTSGSDSNDGDGGANTEDTSNNAGTDTKTDNAGRTDDDSKDTAIKVIGTATDRVTDTNDTDTVTNSDEDTTVNVAARHQSTSATLKYAAKTTVAGTTVKQPMSNTQPVAAAALPQTDETNSTNTLTMAGMVTLALSGLLGLFGWRKRDRNEQ from the coding sequence ATGAAGAAATCAGTTACGACTAAAGAACACTACAAGATGTATAAAAAAGGTAAAATTTGGCTGTTCGCTGGCTTAGCAACGTTAACCTGGCAGGTTGGTATTGTTGCCCAGGCCGATACAGTTGAAGGGACAAGTACCAATGATGCGAGTAGCACGAGTACTACTGATCAAAGTCATGTGACCGCGTCCAGTGTGACCTTAGGGAGTAGTCGTGCGGCCAGTAGCAGTGCGACTGCCACTGAGAAAACCAATGCGAGCGCAACAACGACGGTGGCTGCTAGCGATGCCGCCGCTAAAGCAAGCCAAGCCAGCAGTACGACAACCTCAAGTTCGACGGTCGCCACGACTGAATCAACTGGTGCAACAGCTGCGACGAGCGCGGCCGCCAGTTCTGCGACTGCCACAGTGACCGCCAGTGCCGTGGTGACGAGCGCCAGTTCAGACGAAGCCACTCGTGTTGGCGCGGCCAGCAGTGCTGCGACTTCGACGGGGACGACAGCAACGTTATCAACGACTAGTGCGGCCAGCTCAGAAGCCGGTGCGGCTGGGAGTAGTGCCGTGACCAGTTCTGCTGACTCGAAGGCGACGGCTTCCGTGGCGACTAGTGCCAAGATAATGGCTTTGGATGCAACCGTCAGTACGTCGGATACCACCAGTGCTGCCAAGGACTATGCCGGCTATCATGCGAGTACCAATGTCAGTAGCGGTATTTTTGGGACTAGTGAATGGTGGGTCGATGAAGATGAAGTCTTACATATCGGGGGCGGGACTTTAGCTTCTACTGAGGCCTACATGACACAATCAGATACTATCAACGGTATAGCATATACTATTGGAAGTTTGAATACAAATACAATCACAGTCCCATGGTTTAAAGAATTTGTAACAAATTCGGATGGTGACGTTCCAATTACTAAGGTCGTGCTTGAAGATAAGGTAATAGCTGCAAGCGATGCGTCTGGTCTATTTGCTGGATTGGTAAATGTTACGAGTATAGAAGGTCTCGAAAATTTAGATACCTCGAATGTCGTTTACATGGCCGGGATGTTTGAACAAACAATGCATTTAACGTCTTTGAATCTATCAAATTTTAACACGAGCAAGGTTGTTGATATGACTGGAATGTTTTTTGGAATGGGTTTTCAAAGCGAGACGAGTTTTGAGCTGGATGTATCAAGCTTTAATACGAGCAATGTCACTAATATGGCTACAATGTTTGCCTATTCAAAAGTTTCGAGGTTAGACTTATCAAATTTTGATACGAGTCATGTCACTAATATGATGCAAATGTTTGCATTAGATGCGGATTTGACTCAGTTGAATGTGTCAAGTTTCGATACGAGTCATGTTCAACTTATGATGGCAATGTTTGGATTTTGCTCATCATTGACTAGTTTGAACGTTACGAACTTTGATACGTCTCAAGTTGTATTGATGCAGCAAATGTTTGAGAACTGTTCATCGTTAACTAGTTTAGATCTTTCAAGCTTTGATATGAGTAATGCTGCCGATACAACTGACGTATCTGATATTTATAACGGTCTTTATCTGATGCTGTACGAGGATAACGCCTTGAAGCAGTTAACCTTGAATAAAAGTTCAAAGTTAACTGTGCCTAGCGGGGCTGGTGTGCAGATTTCCGCAGGCTTACTGGATATTACCGCAAACGATGTCTATACCGGAAAATGGGAGCAACGTGATGCAGCAACTAACCAAAAAACGGGTAAGGCTTATACGACCAATGAATTAAATGATTTATACACATCTGCAACTACTGTCGATGCGACTTATACCTACGTTTGGCAAACCTGGATTGATACGCAAGCTACCACGCTCATTGCCGGGCCAACCACGACTTGGCATGCTAGTGACAATTTTATTAGTGCGATTAATCCTGAAGAAGTCAGTGTTGCGCTTGGTACGGGGACCGATGATGTGACTTACGCGATTGCGGATGCGGATGGTCAAGTGTATGCCGCTATGCCGACAACTACGCCAGGCACCTATACCGTGACGTATTCATTCGTGGATAATGGCACCACTTATGACAATACGGCGACCGTGACAATTGTGGCTTCACAGGCTGCATTAACGACGGCAGATAGTACGTTGGTGGCGACGACTGATCCTGCTGCGAAGTGGACGCCCAGTGATAATGTGACTGGAATTTTGGACAATACTGGTCAAACGATTGACTTTGCCGATGCTGACATTACGGTTAGCGGTGCTGATGGGATCAATCTTAGTCAGGCGGGAACTTATCCGGTGACATATACGTACACCGATGCTAGCGGTAATCAGGATACACAAGTCGCCACCATTACCGTCACGGCCAATAATTCCACCATCAATGCCAGTGTCAGTACCGTCATTGCTGGACCAAGTGTGATCTGGACGGCTGGCGATAACTTAGCTGGCGCCGTTGATACGACTGGTGATGAAGCAACTGCGACAACTAGTGATACGGTTGATGCTCAAACACCTGGTACTTACCAAGTGACGTATACGTTCACCGATAGTACCGGTAGCCTGATTAGCAAAACGGTGACCGTAACGGTTGTCGCTAGTGCGGCTGAGCTAGCGGTTAAGGATAGTACGTTCGTTGCGACGACGAATCCCGCTGCGAAGTGGACGGCGAGTGATAACGTGACCGCAATTCTGGACAATGCGGGTCAGCGCGTGAGTTACGTGGATGCTAATATTACGGTTGCTGGTGCCGATAAGGTTGACTTGCGCCAAGCAGGCACGTATCACGTGACGTACACGTATACCGACGCTAGCGGTAATGAAAAGACGGCCACTGCCACAATTACGGTAACGGCCAATCAGTCGATTATTGATGCTAACGACAGTACGGTGATTGCTGGACCAGCGACAACTTGGACGGCGAGTGACAACTTGATTGGTGCCACCGATACTAATGGGACTAAGGTCAGTGCGACAACTAGCGATACGGTCGATCCTCAGAAACCAGGCACCTACAACGTGCGGTATACGTTTACGGATAGTACGGGTAGTGTCATTACTAAGACGGTCGTTGTTACAGTGAAGGCTAGTCAGGCTAGCGTTACAGCGACTGATAGTGTGATCAAGCGCGGGGCAACTTGGCAAGCGGCTGATAATCTGATTAGTGTGGTGGATGCACAAGGACACCCGCTGAGTTTGACTAGTGCTCACGTTACGACAACGGGAACGGTTGACTCAGCTACTCCTGGCACTTACCACGTGACGTATCACTATACTGATGTGGGCGGCAATGTCGTCACTGCCCAAGCCGCAGTTGTGGTGACCGGGGTGATATTGAAGGAAAATGCCAAAACGATTGTGACTACCAGCGCATGGCACCCAAATGACAGTATTGCGTCTGCGATTGGGACAACTGGTGCGGATGCCATTGATGCAGTTAATGTGGCGATAACGAATGCGGTGGGGGCGACTGTCACAAGTTATACGGCCCTCGGACAATACGACGTGGCTTATGAGTTAAATGGTCAAACGACGGTCCTAACATTAACAGTCGCTAGTGCTGCTAAAATAACGGCAAGTGACGGTGCGGTCATTCTCGGCAGTGATTGGTCGGCGAGTGACAACTTAGTCGCCGTTGTTGATGAGAATGGGCAAAATGTTGATTTGACCGATGCACGGATTACCACGATTGGGACTGTGGACACTACGACGCCTGGTTCTTATCACGTGTCGTATCAATATACGGACGCGGCCGGTAATGCAACAATTAGTAAGCCAATTACGGTTAATGTCACTGGCATAACGTTGAAAGATAGCAATAAAACGATGACGACGACCAATGACTGGACACCTGCAGAGAATATCCAAGCGGCAGTTGATGCAACGGGTGCCAATGTCATTGGCGACGTGACGTATACGGTCAGTGCGACTCGTGCGCGCAGTATTGCCGCACTTAATCACCCAGGTGAGTATACCGTCACGTACAGTTTTACGGACCAATTAGGCACCCATACGGCATCAATGGTGGTGACCGTCGTGAGTGCGGCGCAGGTCAATGTTAAAGATAGCACCATTGTCGTTGGTAATCAGTGGACGAGCGCGACTAATCTAACGCGAGTGCTTGATGAAAACGGTGCTCAAATCAGCTTGACGGATGCTCGGATTACCACTAGCGGGGTTGTCGATACGATGACCCCCGGACGATATCACGTCACGTACGCGTATACGGATGGGGCTGGTAATGTTGTTTCGGCAGTGGCCACTGTGACAGTGGTTGCAGATACGACTGACGATAACGATACGGATGGCACCAATACTAGTGGTTCCGACAGTAACGATGGCGATGGCGGTGCGAATACCGAGGACACTAGTAATAATGCGGGAACTGATACAAAAACTGACAATGCCGGTCGCACTGATGATGACAGTAAGGACACAGCTATCAAAGTTATTGGCACTGCGACTGACCGCGTCACCGACACTAATGACACTGATACTGTCACTAATTCGGATGAGGATACGACAGTGAACGTCGCGGCACGTCATCAATCGACTTCAGCAACGCTGAAGTACGCGGCTAAGACTACGGTGGCTGGTACGACAGTTAAGCAACCAATGTCTAATACGCAGCCCGTTGCTGCGGCGGCGTTGCCACAAACGGATGAGACCAACTCGACGAACACCTTGACCATGGCGGGAATGGTGACCTTAGCGTTAAGCGGTTTACTCGGATTATTTGGTTGGCGTAAACGGGACCGAAACGAACAATAG